From Salinirubellus salinus, the proteins below share one genomic window:
- a CDS encoding tail fiber domain-containing protein, whose product MPGGSVNAANGDYAFAAGRKANAEGNGTFVWGDSSDNGVTATQDDEFKVQAGGGAVIFSSSDHSSGVNLRSGSGSWSAWSTRASKANVEAVDPETVLDGVESLDISTWNYRAQGAETRHMGPMAEEFAEAFGLGADDERISNVDADGVAFAAIQGLAERLDEREARVEELESENEELRDRLSALEARVESMATTDGAASDPALADD is encoded by the coding sequence GTGCCTGGCGGCTCCGTGAACGCCGCGAACGGCGACTACGCGTTCGCCGCCGGCCGGAAGGCGAACGCCGAGGGGAACGGCACCTTCGTCTGGGGTGATTCATCCGACAACGGGGTCACCGCCACCCAGGACGACGAGTTCAAAGTACAGGCCGGCGGTGGCGCAGTCATCTTCTCGTCGAGCGACCACTCGTCCGGGGTCAATCTCCGGTCGGGATCGGGGTCGTGGTCGGCGTGGTCCACGCGGGCCAGCAAGGCGAACGTCGAGGCCGTCGACCCCGAGACGGTGCTGGACGGGGTCGAATCGCTCGACATCTCCACCTGGAACTACCGGGCACAGGGCGCCGAGACCCGACACATGGGGCCGATGGCCGAGGAGTTCGCCGAGGCGTTCGGACTCGGCGCGGACGACGAGCGCATCAGCAACGTGGACGCCGATGGAGTGGCGTTCGCCGCGATACAGGGGCTGGCCGAGCGACTGGACGAGCGAGAGGCGCGCGTCGAGGAACTGGAATCGGAGAACGAGGAACTGCGCGACCGGCTCTCGGCGCTGGAAGCGCGTGTCGAATCGATGGCGACGACCGACGGAGCGGCGAGCGACCCCGCCCTTGCGGACGACTGA
- a CDS encoding NADH:flavin oxidoreductase yields the protein MSPTLDAPLQVGGLRLRNRLYRAPLLEHAGNGPEAADRLVAELEPAAASGAGLVMQGATPVRGYEGCAAPGMTGFDDPDRVASMRRLTDAVHERGARIFCQLAHGGLRSFEVWHHEHRAAHPDLTQRAVSRPPWPLRVLDAVGVVSFDVEVLSTDAVYALAAEFGERAAWAEAAGYDGIHLTGANTSLFHQFLSPLYNRRDDEFGGDLAGRARFFEVVHDEISANTDLPVVTKVPVETEAPRFLPHVDWDEGVAACERLAAAGYDALVPVRTTPFWDASIIKGAVPERAWADASLTSRYERAFGGPVRFRAVRALAKLSARRHGFEPAWNADLCRVVRDRVDVPVFCVGGLRERAEMDALLGDACDAVGVGRPFYAEPRLPARLLTGDARAVCESCNNCVVPQAAGLPGTCRTPSVVRERMRLEREGAYDTAPADSEPEPTD from the coding sequence GTGTCCCCCACGCTCGACGCCCCGCTGCAGGTGGGTGGGCTCCGCCTCCGCAACCGCCTCTACCGCGCGCCGTTGCTCGAACACGCCGGCAACGGACCCGAGGCGGCCGACCGGCTCGTCGCGGAACTCGAGCCGGCGGCGGCCAGTGGCGCCGGCCTCGTGATGCAGGGTGCGACGCCCGTCCGGGGGTACGAGGGCTGTGCCGCGCCGGGGATGACCGGCTTCGACGACCCGGACCGGGTGGCCTCGATGCGGCGACTCACCGACGCCGTCCACGAACGGGGCGCGCGAATCTTCTGCCAGCTGGCGCACGGCGGCCTCCGGTCGTTCGAGGTGTGGCACCACGAACACCGTGCCGCACACCCCGACCTGACCCAGCGGGCCGTCTCGCGCCCGCCGTGGCCCCTCCGGGTGCTGGACGCCGTCGGCGTCGTCTCGTTCGACGTCGAGGTGCTCTCGACCGACGCGGTGTACGCCCTCGCGGCCGAGTTCGGCGAGCGAGCGGCGTGGGCCGAGGCGGCGGGCTACGACGGAATCCACCTCACGGGCGCGAACACGAGCCTGTTCCACCAGTTCCTGTCGCCGCTGTACAACCGCCGGGACGACGAGTTCGGCGGCGACCTCGCGGGCCGGGCGCGGTTCTTCGAGGTGGTCCACGACGAGATCAGCGCGAACACCGACCTCCCGGTGGTGACGAAGGTGCCGGTCGAGACCGAGGCCCCCCGGTTCCTCCCGCACGTCGACTGGGACGAGGGCGTGGCGGCCTGCGAGCGACTCGCGGCGGCAGGCTACGACGCCCTCGTCCCCGTACGGACGACGCCGTTCTGGGACGCCTCGATAATCAAGGGGGCCGTGCCAGAGCGCGCGTGGGCCGACGCCTCGCTCACGTCGCGGTACGAACGGGCGTTCGGCGGGCCGGTCCGGTTCCGCGCGGTCCGTGCGCTCGCCAAGTTGAGCGCCCGGCGCCACGGCTTCGAGCCGGCGTGGAACGCCGACCTGTGTCGGGTGGTCCGCGACCGCGTGGACGTGCCGGTGTTCTGCGTCGGGGGCCTGCGTGAACGCGCGGAGATGGACGCGCTGCTCGGCGACGCCTGTGACGCCGTCGGCGTGGGCCGGCCGTTCTACGCCGAGCCGCGACTGCCGGCCCGCCTCCTCACGGGCGACGCGCGGGCCGTCTGCGAGTCCTGCAACAACTGCGTGGTGCCGCAGGCCGCCGGCCTGCCGGGGACGTGTCGGACCCCGTCGGTCGTGCGGGAGCGGATGCGACTGGAACGCGAGGGAGCGTACGACACCGCGCCGGCCGACTCCGAGCCGGAACCGACGGATTAG
- the fer gene encoding ferredoxin Fer translates to MASPFDVLGIDPDADDETVEDAYRARVKEAHPDHGGSVREFQTVRNAYERIQAGYDAADHAEETADPEVPEEEEEAGTLEPDQTRIHYLDYEVLQEEGWQLTDEDLFEKAAEAGLGSEEFGTFVIEPKQTLLEAAEENGLVWPYACRGGACTNCAVAIIEGEMPMSSNHILPSSMTDRGIRLSCLTAPTSQEAKIVFNVKHLPGLDDLRLPLSRFNRAELDD, encoded by the coding sequence GTGGCATCCCCGTTCGACGTCCTCGGCATCGACCCCGACGCCGACGACGAGACTGTCGAGGACGCCTACCGCGCTCGGGTGAAGGAGGCACACCCGGACCACGGGGGGTCGGTCCGCGAGTTCCAGACCGTCAGGAACGCCTACGAGCGTATCCAGGCGGGCTACGACGCGGCCGACCACGCCGAGGAGACGGCCGACCCGGAGGTCCCCGAAGAGGAGGAGGAGGCCGGGACGCTCGAACCCGACCAGACCCGCATCCACTACCTCGACTACGAGGTCCTGCAGGAGGAGGGCTGGCAACTCACCGACGAGGACCTGTTCGAGAAGGCCGCCGAGGCCGGACTGGGGAGCGAGGAGTTCGGCACGTTCGTCATCGAGCCGAAACAGACCCTGCTGGAGGCGGCCGAGGAGAACGGCCTCGTCTGGCCGTACGCCTGCCGCGGGGGCGCCTGCACGAACTGTGCGGTCGCCATCATCGAGGGCGAGATGCCGATGTCCTCGAACCACATCCTCCCCTCGTCGATGACCGACCGCGGCATCCGCCTCTCCTGTCTCACCGCGCCCACCTCGCAGGAGGCGAAGATCGTCTTCAACGTCAAGCACCTACCCGGCCTCGACGACCTGCGCCTGCCGCTCTCGCGGTTCAACCGCGCGGAACTCGACGACTGA
- a CDS encoding DUF7269 family protein: MNLGRLFLAMGAAAATAGLLIALRPSLAGGLAPTYVVVTAVGVLGLVQGVGVAYGRLRGERRAADLPAVERPRAFPTPGEGFDAGLRDLPRVSSVKADRERAVVRERLRTAAVAVLTRYEGYDRDDAERALDRGTWTDDPRAAAFFAPETADTALTARIRDAVAAERAFVRRAGAVAAVLDARVTEGRPTRGDRAGGSERPVPTNGPAGVER; the protein is encoded by the coding sequence GTGAACCTCGGCCGCCTGTTCCTCGCCATGGGGGCGGCGGCGGCCACCGCCGGGTTGCTGATCGCGCTCCGGCCCTCGCTGGCCGGCGGGCTCGCCCCGACGTACGTGGTGGTGACCGCGGTGGGGGTGCTGGGACTGGTCCAGGGTGTCGGCGTGGCCTACGGCCGCCTGCGTGGCGAGCGCCGGGCGGCCGACCTCCCGGCCGTCGAGCGCCCACGGGCGTTCCCGACGCCGGGCGAGGGGTTCGACGCGGGACTGCGGGACCTGCCGCGGGTCTCGAGTGTGAAGGCCGACCGCGAGCGTGCGGTCGTCCGCGAACGCCTCCGGACCGCCGCGGTGGCCGTCCTCACGCGCTACGAGGGGTACGACCGCGACGACGCCGAGCGGGCGCTGGACCGCGGAACGTGGACCGACGACCCGCGGGCGGCGGCGTTCTTCGCGCCCGAGACGGCCGACACCGCGCTGACAGCTCGCATCCGTGACGCGGTGGCGGCCGAGCGCGCGTTCGTCCGCCGAGCGGGCGCCGTCGCGGCCGTCCTCGACGCGCGGGTGACCGAGGGGCGCCCGACGCGAGGTGACCGGGCGGGAGGGAGCGAGCGACCCGTACCGACGAACGGACCGGCCGGGGTCGAGCGATGA
- a CDS encoding ABC transporter substrate-binding protein translates to MTGSVTVALDWTPNTNHVGFYLAREAGHYEAAGVDASFLSPAVDDYETTPAKRVAAGDADLAVAPSESAISYHTHPAYPSLTAVAALCQRDTSAIAVLESSDVERPRALDGRTYASYDARFEDDIVRHLVQNDGGEGDVDIVTPPKLGIPNTIVDGSADATWVFEPWEGLLAERAGHALRTFGLDEYDVPYGYTPVLLAHPDALADPDGTLASFLDATARGYREAAADPERAADALSGEDGPNLDDHEFLVESARRLSGAFLTEDGEWGRMAHERWATFVDWLAKNEILRTLDGDHLPASELDAGTLYTNDLLG, encoded by the coding sequence ATGACCGGCAGCGTGACCGTCGCCCTGGACTGGACGCCGAACACGAACCACGTGGGGTTCTACCTCGCCCGCGAGGCCGGCCACTACGAGGCGGCCGGCGTCGACGCCTCGTTCCTGTCGCCCGCCGTGGACGACTACGAGACGACGCCCGCCAAGCGAGTCGCGGCCGGTGACGCGGACCTCGCGGTGGCGCCCTCGGAGAGCGCCATCAGCTACCACACGCACCCGGCGTACCCGTCGCTGACGGCCGTCGCTGCGCTCTGCCAGCGCGACACGAGCGCCATCGCCGTGCTCGAATCGAGCGACGTCGAGCGACCCCGTGCTCTCGACGGGCGAACCTACGCCTCCTACGACGCCCGGTTCGAGGACGACATCGTGCGACACCTCGTCCAGAACGACGGGGGCGAAGGGGACGTGGACATCGTCACTCCGCCGAAACTCGGCATCCCGAACACCATCGTCGACGGGAGCGCCGACGCGACGTGGGTGTTCGAGCCGTGGGAGGGCCTCCTCGCCGAGCGCGCGGGCCACGCGCTCCGTACCTTCGGCCTCGACGAGTACGACGTGCCCTACGGGTACACGCCGGTGTTGCTGGCCCACCCGGACGCGCTGGCGGACCCGGACGGGACGCTCGCGTCGTTCCTCGACGCCACCGCCCGTGGCTACCGCGAGGCCGCCGCCGACCCCGAGCGAGCGGCCGACGCGCTCTCCGGCGAGGACGGGCCGAACCTCGACGACCACGAGTTCCTCGTCGAGAGTGCCCGTCGGCTCTCCGGCGCGTTCCTGACCGAGGACGGCGAGTGGGGCCGGATGGCCCACGAGCGGTGGGCCACGTTCGTCGACTGGCTGGCGAAGAACGAGATACTGCGGACGCTGGACGGCGACCACCTGCCCGCGAGCGAACTCGACGCCGGCACGCTCTACACGAACGACCTGCTCGGCTGA
- a CDS encoding DUF4129 domain-containing protein, translated as MAPPERSRRHRRSVPAGTGWVRERWLAGTPGWRLAGAEDASSPVTDPPTVLFALFGVVLVGAVALIARSTGDDLSQPDPDEESSGPTDVAAVGRAAGRAADRIEERDGFDNEVYRAWDEMTRHLDVANPDASTPTEFAAAAVDAGMAREDVDALTDVFEAVRYGAADATDAREREAVEALRRIERAYAEADAPAADHGSGEAA; from the coding sequence GTGGCTCCTCCTGAACGGTCTCGGCGCCACCGACGGTCTGTTCCAGCAGGGACAGGGTGGGTTCGGGAGCGGTGGCTCGCCGGAACTCCCGGGTGGCGCCTCGCAGGGGCCGAGGACGCCTCCAGCCCGGTCACGGACCCACCGACGGTCCTGTTCGCGCTGTTCGGCGTCGTGCTGGTGGGTGCCGTCGCTCTCATCGCGCGCTCGACGGGCGACGACCTCTCACAGCCCGACCCGGACGAGGAGTCGAGCGGCCCGACCGACGTGGCCGCCGTCGGCCGCGCGGCGGGCCGGGCGGCCGACCGTATCGAGGAGCGCGACGGCTTCGACAACGAGGTGTACCGCGCGTGGGACGAGATGACCCGGCACCTCGACGTGGCGAACCCCGACGCCTCGACGCCGACCGAGTTCGCCGCCGCGGCCGTCGACGCCGGGATGGCCCGCGAGGACGTCGACGCCCTGACGGACGTGTTCGAGGCGGTCAGGTACGGCGCGGCCGACGCCACCGACGCCCGCGAGCGCGAGGCCGTCGAGGCCCTGCGCCGCATCGAGCGGGCCTACGCCGAGGCCGACGCTCCGGCCGCCGACCACGGGTCGGGTGAGGCGGCGTGA
- a CDS encoding G8 domain-containing protein codes for MTDAHPPDDGDRPDDDGQRTNRRRVLGLLGAAAVGAGVARGEEVAGALTSLAGGGADSTERPVPVTPNEDVLALVPDAEATHRATSSGRWAAGGTWDGDVPEDGARVVVEDGVTVTLDHRETARLDWVRVDGVLQFAPDADTHLGAETVVTTPGSLLRIGRENRPVRSDRAAGVTFLDNGPLDTGSDPNRLSRGLLAMGVVESYGAETTSWTRLASHPERGDSTLSLPEAPTDWGPGDRLVVPGTNPEANEDEEVLVRRVDGTTVHLDRRLEHDHVPAADDLDAYALALDRNVRFESESAETKRRGHLMFMAPGNTLRYTGVYDLGRTDKTRPFTDPIHGVPPEDAEEHPNVKARYALHFHITGIEAAAHRVEGCCVWGSPGWGYVNHHSHADVVDCVSYRVVGSGFVAEAGDERGSFRRNFALRSEGSGEFLDSRRFRTGEERPGKVDDFGHGGHGFWFQGPRVAVEGNVAAGHRYYGFVYWNRPLVDWELRPGEEIDDRRGTVPNFPVSLVEGREPLKESDHVTNGHVSSAYLNLKSFQNNTAFASGGGLDVSRHQFGWGHTRLGEWSRIQGFTAHDIGPFVTHWGKEVDPDRGNRRGGNAGITMRYSHNVRVVDARLVSGRGRDGVGFNRNVPYPFHVSIEGGDVEGFERGVNAMVRGVTNVERTRLANRRNLVVEDGHHHPTRRVRLRDVTFERGEVDDPAGEPVEDSDERRPEPRGHLVASLNEFDDIGPRELFDPDETLVLDGREVFYAEQAPDHVPVPDRSAFDELGDHGRIDELVGEGADASDVVGLSNRELYDRFGFAVKGRPVPDSAVADDRVTAGWLGSEASAERTVWLEAEAGEYGSPWVREESESASGGAYLTTDGVESTDEPPREGHLVHEFSVPEGEYHVFGRVRAPAGDADSFWFRVDDGEWIRWDGLRTRRGWAWEAVEDDGGEPRAFSLGGDHTLTVAFREDDTRLDRLAVTPSRTPPVLYGEPSETRA; via the coding sequence ATGACCGACGCGCACCCCCCAGACGACGGTGACCGCCCGGACGACGACGGCCAGCGCACGAACCGGCGGCGCGTGCTGGGGTTGCTCGGTGCGGCCGCCGTGGGGGCGGGTGTCGCACGGGGGGAGGAGGTGGCCGGGGCGCTCACCTCGCTGGCCGGCGGCGGGGCCGACTCGACGGAGCGGCCGGTCCCGGTCACCCCGAACGAGGACGTGCTGGCGCTCGTCCCCGACGCCGAGGCGACCCACCGCGCGACCAGTTCGGGCCGGTGGGCCGCGGGCGGGACGTGGGACGGCGACGTGCCGGAGGACGGCGCCCGCGTCGTCGTCGAGGACGGCGTGACGGTGACCCTCGACCACCGCGAGACGGCCCGGCTCGACTGGGTCCGGGTCGACGGGGTCCTCCAGTTCGCGCCGGACGCCGACACCCACCTCGGGGCCGAGACGGTGGTGACGACGCCCGGCAGTCTCCTGCGTATCGGCCGGGAGAACCGGCCCGTCCGCTCGGACCGCGCCGCGGGCGTCACCTTCCTCGACAACGGGCCGCTCGACACCGGCTCTGACCCGAACCGGCTGAGCCGAGGGCTGCTGGCGATGGGCGTGGTCGAGTCCTACGGCGCCGAGACCACCTCGTGGACCCGGCTGGCGAGCCACCCCGAGCGCGGCGACTCGACCCTCTCGCTCCCGGAGGCCCCGACCGACTGGGGCCCGGGCGACCGACTCGTCGTCCCGGGGACGAACCCGGAGGCGAACGAGGACGAGGAGGTACTCGTCCGGCGCGTCGACGGGACCACGGTCCACCTCGACCGACGACTCGAACACGACCACGTCCCGGCGGCCGACGACCTCGACGCCTACGCGCTGGCGCTCGACCGGAACGTCCGCTTCGAGTCCGAATCCGCCGAGACGAAACGCCGCGGACACCTGATGTTCATGGCGCCGGGCAACACCCTCCGCTACACCGGCGTCTACGACCTCGGACGGACCGACAAGACCCGCCCGTTCACCGACCCCATCCACGGCGTCCCCCCGGAGGACGCCGAGGAGCACCCGAACGTCAAGGCCCGGTACGCGCTCCACTTCCACATCACCGGCATCGAGGCCGCCGCGCACCGCGTGGAGGGGTGTTGCGTCTGGGGCTCGCCCGGGTGGGGCTACGTCAACCACCACAGCCACGCCGACGTCGTCGACTGCGTGAGCTACCGGGTCGTCGGCAGCGGCTTCGTCGCCGAAGCGGGCGACGAGCGTGGCTCGTTCCGCCGGAACTTCGCGCTCCGGTCCGAGGGCTCGGGCGAGTTCCTCGACAGTCGGCGGTTCCGGACCGGCGAGGAGCGACCGGGGAAGGTCGACGACTTCGGCCACGGCGGCCACGGTTTCTGGTTCCAGGGGCCCCGCGTCGCCGTGGAGGGGAACGTCGCCGCCGGCCACCGCTACTACGGGTTCGTCTACTGGAACCGGCCGCTCGTCGACTGGGAACTCCGCCCCGGCGAGGAGATCGACGACCGGCGCGGGACGGTGCCGAACTTCCCCGTCTCGCTCGTCGAGGGCCGCGAGCCGCTGAAGGAGTCCGACCACGTCACGAACGGCCACGTCTCCTCGGCCTACCTGAACCTGAAGTCGTTCCAGAACAACACCGCGTTCGCCTCGGGTGGCGGCCTCGACGTCTCTCGGCACCAGTTCGGCTGGGGTCACACCCGCCTCGGCGAGTGGTCTCGAATCCAGGGGTTCACCGCCCACGACATCGGCCCGTTCGTCACCCACTGGGGCAAGGAGGTCGACCCCGACCGGGGCAACCGCCGGGGCGGCAACGCCGGCATCACGATGCGCTACAGCCACAACGTCCGCGTCGTGGACGCCCGTCTCGTCTCCGGCCGGGGCCGCGACGGCGTCGGGTTCAACCGCAACGTCCCGTACCCGTTCCACGTCTCCATCGAGGGGGGCGACGTCGAGGGGTTCGAACGCGGCGTCAACGCGATGGTCCGCGGCGTGACGAACGTCGAGCGGACCCGCCTCGCCAACCGCCGGAACCTCGTCGTCGAGGACGGCCATCACCACCCGACCCGGCGGGTACGGCTCCGGGACGTGACCTTCGAGCGCGGCGAGGTGGACGACCCCGCGGGCGAGCCGGTCGAGGACTCGGACGAGCGCCGGCCCGAACCGCGCGGGCACCTCGTCGCCAGCCTGAACGAGTTCGACGACATCGGCCCGCGCGAACTGTTCGACCCCGACGAGACCCTCGTGCTCGACGGCCGCGAGGTGTTCTACGCGGAACAGGCGCCCGACCACGTCCCGGTCCCCGACCGCTCGGCGTTCGACGAACTCGGCGACCACGGCCGCATCGACGAACTGGTCGGCGAGGGGGCCGACGCGAGTGACGTGGTCGGTCTGTCGAACCGCGAGCTCTACGACCGCTTCGGCTTCGCGGTGAAGGGTCGTCCCGTTCCCGACTCGGCCGTCGCGGACGACCGGGTGACGGCGGGGTGGCTGGGGAGCGAGGCGTCGGCCGAGCGGACCGTCTGGCTCGAAGCCGAGGCGGGTGAGTACGGGTCGCCGTGGGTCCGAGAGGAGAGCGAGAGCGCGTCGGGCGGCGCCTACCTCACCACCGACGGCGTGGAGTCCACAGACGAACCCCCGCGCGAGGGCCACCTCGTCCACGAGTTCTCGGTCCCCGAGGGCGAGTACCACGTCTTCGGCCGGGTCCGGGCACCCGCCGGTGACGCCGACTCCTTCTGGTTCCGGGTGGACGACGGCGAGTGGATTCGCTGGGACGGGTTGCGGACCCGCCGTGGCTGGGCGTGGGAGGCGGTGGAGGACGACGGCGGCGAGCCACGCGCCTTCTCGCTCGGGGGGGACCACACACTGACCGTCGCCTTCCGCGAGGACGACACGCGGCTGGACCGACTGGCGGTGACGCCGAGCCGGACGCCGCCGGTGCTGTACGGGGAGCCGAGCGAGACACGGGCCTGA
- a CDS encoding alpha/beta hydrolase produces MSERAPTTFESAGTECAAWHYPGDDAVVVMAHGFAGTRRMRLPAYAETFAERGLGVLLFDYRTFGDSDGEPRNHVDPFRHVVDWEAAVDHARSLGYDRLGVWGTSFSGGHALVTAAREDVDAYVGQTPFYDGVRTLLHITKQSGLGFALEATKAGLDDTVRGLLGREPRYVPAVAQPGELAAMNTPGSDEGYRSMVPDELDEAEWNKVTARFLLPLLLYRPVSSAADVECPAFVAAAREDQLVPGSAVEQTVERLADVERLWFDGDHFDVYTGEQFERVAGREADFLERHLL; encoded by the coding sequence ATGAGCGAACGAGCGCCCACGACGTTCGAGAGCGCCGGAACCGAGTGCGCCGCGTGGCACTACCCCGGCGACGACGCGGTGGTCGTGATGGCCCACGGGTTCGCGGGGACCCGCCGGATGCGACTGCCCGCCTACGCCGAGACGTTCGCCGAGCGCGGACTGGGCGTCCTGCTGTTCGACTACCGTACCTTCGGCGACAGCGATGGCGAACCGCGGAACCACGTCGACCCGTTCCGCCACGTCGTCGACTGGGAGGCGGCGGTGGACCACGCCCGGTCGCTCGGCTACGACCGACTCGGCGTCTGGGGCACCTCGTTCTCCGGCGGGCACGCGCTCGTCACCGCCGCCCGCGAGGACGTGGACGCCTACGTCGGCCAGACGCCGTTCTACGACGGCGTGCGGACCCTTCTCCACATCACGAAGCAGAGTGGCCTCGGGTTCGCGCTGGAGGCGACGAAGGCCGGCCTCGACGACACCGTCAGGGGCCTGCTGGGCCGTGAGCCGCGGTACGTCCCGGCCGTGGCACAGCCGGGCGAGCTCGCGGCGATGAACACACCCGGCTCCGACGAGGGCTACCGCTCGATGGTCCCCGACGAACTGGACGAGGCCGAGTGGAACAAGGTGACCGCGCGGTTCCTCCTGCCGCTCCTGCTGTACCGGCCCGTCTCCTCGGCCGCGGACGTGGAGTGCCCGGCGTTCGTCGCGGCGGCGCGCGAGGACCAGCTCGTGCCGGGGAGCGCGGTGGAGCAGACGGTCGAGCGACTGGCCGACGTGGAACGGCTGTGGTTCGACGGCGACCACTTCGACGTCTACACCGGCGAGCAGTTCGAGCGGGTGGCAGGGAGGGAGGCGGACTTCCTGGAGCGGCACCTGCTGTAA
- a CDS encoding M20 family metallo-hydrolase, with translation MDLADAVDADRLRADIERNGEFGASGAAPSAPGHGRTNRTGSEANREARAYLVDRLEAAGLDVRVDGVGNVVGRWTPASADPVAAPVASGSHLDSVPEGGIFDGPLGIYAALEAVRAMQNAGVEPARPVEVVSFTEEEGATFGPGLLGSSVAVGERSVDEALALTDADGRTLGEALDDIGFAGESRLDAGGWDAWLELHVEQHTLLEDLGVPVGVVTDVTGITHCDATVVGEANHAGSTPMGRNERTDSLAAASEVVLAVEDAAERRTGTDPAAVATVGHLSVSPNATNVVPGRVEMGVDVRSVERDSMEHLVEETRAALTDVETHRGVETTFDRAFDVEPTPMAERCRAALVEAGERTGIATHEMHSGAAHDSMYVARVTDAGMLFAPSRDGVSHNPAEWTDWDDCADATRVLAGALAALAGA, from the coding sequence ATGGACCTCGCCGACGCGGTCGACGCCGACAGACTCCGGGCAGACATCGAGCGTAACGGCGAGTTCGGGGCCAGCGGCGCGGCCCCGTCCGCGCCGGGCCACGGCCGGACGAACCGGACCGGGAGCGAGGCGAACCGAGAAGCGCGTGCGTACCTCGTCGACCGGCTGGAAGCCGCCGGCCTCGACGTGCGCGTCGACGGCGTCGGCAACGTCGTCGGCCGGTGGACACCCGCGAGCGCCGACCCGGTCGCCGCCCCCGTCGCCTCGGGGAGCCACCTCGACAGCGTCCCCGAGGGCGGCATCTTCGACGGCCCGCTGGGCATCTACGCCGCACTCGAAGCCGTGCGGGCGATGCAGAACGCCGGCGTCGAGCCAGCCCGACCCGTGGAGGTGGTCTCGTTCACGGAGGAGGAGGGCGCCACGTTCGGGCCGGGACTGCTCGGCTCCTCGGTGGCCGTCGGCGAGCGGTCGGTCGACGAGGCGCTCGCGCTGACCGACGCCGACGGGCGGACGCTCGGCGAGGCCCTCGACGACATCGGGTTCGCCGGCGAGAGCCGTCTCGACGCGGGCGGGTGGGACGCGTGGCTCGAACTCCACGTCGAACAGCATACGCTCCTCGAGGACCTCGGCGTCCCCGTCGGCGTCGTCACGGACGTGACGGGGATCACGCACTGCGACGCCACCGTCGTCGGCGAGGCGAACCACGCTGGGTCGACGCCGATGGGTCGGAACGAGCGGACGGACTCGCTGGCCGCCGCGAGCGAGGTGGTCCTCGCCGTCGAGGACGCGGCCGAGCGTCGCACCGGCACCGACCCGGCGGCCGTCGCCACCGTGGGGCACCTGAGCGTCTCGCCCAACGCGACCAACGTCGTCCCCGGCCGGGTCGAGATGGGCGTCGACGTCCGGAGCGTCGAGCGCGACTCGATGGAGCACCTCGTCGAGGAGACGCGGGCGGCCCTGACGGACGTGGAGACACACCGAGGCGTCGAGACGACGTTCGACCGGGCGTTCGACGTCGAACCGACGCCGATGGCCGAGCGCTGTCGGGCCGCCCTCGTCGAGGCGGGCGAGCGGACCGGCATCGCCACCCACGAGATGCACTCCGGCGCCGCCCACGACTCGATGTACGTCGCCCGCGTCACCGACGCCGGGATGCTGTTCGCCCCGTCGCGCGACGGCGTCTCGCACAACCCCGCGGAGTGGACCGACTGGGACGACTGCGCCGACGCGACTCGCGTGCTGGCGGGAGCGCTGGCGGCCCTCGCTGGAGCCTGA